A genomic window from Chaetodon trifascialis isolate fChaTrf1 chromosome 22, fChaTrf1.hap1, whole genome shotgun sequence includes:
- the LOC139350322 gene encoding shaker-related potassium channel tsha2-like has translation MTVVPGENLDETVALAALSAQDVYDPERVENQECCERVVINISGLRFETQLKTLAQFPSTLLGDPRKRMRFFDPLRNEYFFDRNRPSFDAILYYYQSGGRLRRPVNVPVDIFMEEIKFYELGEEVIENFKEDEGFIKEEERPLPENEFQRQVWLLFEYPESSGPARGIAIVSVLVILISIVIFCLETLPEFREEARTFDEPLGVNGTARAKKPNPFTDPFFIVETLCIIWFSFELLVRFLACPSKPAFFKNIMNTIDIVAIMPYFITLGLELAEHQGNGQQAMSLAILRVIRLVRVFRIFKLSRHSKGLQILGKTLQASMRELGLLIFFLFIGVILFSSAVYFAETDDPESGFSSIPDAFWWAVVSMTTVGYGDMCPVTIGGKIVGSLCAIAGVLTIALPVPVIVSNFNYFYHRETEHEEQFQYTHVTCGQQQPPFGEFKKSDSKPSLSKSDYLDSDDADSIKYTNCSPHKAYTGKLTDV, from the coding sequence ATGACAGtggtgcccggagagaacctgGATGAGACTGTGGCACTGGCCGCGCTGTCAGCCCAGGATGTGTACGACCCGGAGCGAGTGGAGAACCAGGAGTGCTGCGAGCGGGTGGTCATCAACATCTCCGGGCTGCGCTTCGAGACGCAGCTGAAGACGCTCGCCCAGTTCCCCTCCACTCTGCTGGGGGACCCGCGCAAGAGGATGCGCTTCTTTGACCCGCTGAGGAACGAGTACTTCTTCGACAGGAACAGACCCAGCTTCGATGCCATCCTCTACTACTACCAGTCCGGGGGGAGGCTCCGGAGACCCGTCAACGTGCCGGTGGACATCTTCATGGAGGAGATTAAATTTTACGAACTGGGGGAGGAGGTGATAGAGAATTTTAAGGAGGACGAGGGCTTTATTAAGGAGGAAGAGCGCCCGCTGCCTGAGAACGAGTTCCAGCGACAGGTCTGGCTCCTGTTCGAGTACCCGGAGAGCTCCGGACCCGCCAGGGGCATCGCGATCGTCTCCGTGCTGGTTATTCTCATCTCCATTGTGATTTTCTGCTTGGAGACTTTGCCCGAGTTCAGAGAGGAGGCCAGAACGTTTGACGAGCCGCTGGGGGTGAACGGAACCGCGCGCGCAAAGAAGCCAAACCCGTTCACAGACCCGTTTTTCATCGTGGAGACGCTCTGCATCATCTGGTTCTCCTTCGAGCTGCTGGTCCGGTTCCTCGCCTGCCCGAGCAAGCCCGCGTTCTTTAAGAACATTATGAACACCATCGACATCGTGGCCATCATGCCCTACTTCATCACTCTGGGGCTGGAGCTAGCGGAGCACCAGGGGAACGGACAGCAGGCCATGTCGCTGGCCATCCTCAGGGTCATCCGTCTGGTCCGGGTCTTCCGGATCTTCAAGCTGTCCAGACACTCCAAGGGGCTGCAGATCCTCGGGAAGACCCTGCAGGCCAGCATGAGGGAGCTGGGACTGcttattttcttcctcttcatcggGGTCATCCTCTTCTCCAGCGCGGTGTACTTTGCGGAGACTGACGACCCGGAGTCGGGCTTCAGCAGCATCCCGGACGCGTTCTGGTGGGCGGTGGTGTCTATGACCACGGTGGGCTACGGGGACATGTGTCCGGTCACCATCGGGGGGAAGATCGTGGGCTCCCTGTGCGCCATCGCCGGAGTGCTAACCATCGCGCTCCCGGTGCCCGTCATCGTGTCCAACTTTAACTACTTCTACCACCGGGAGACGGAGCACGAGGAGCAGTTCCAGTACACGCACGTGACCTGCGGCCAGCAGCAGCCGCCGTTTGGAGAGTTCAAGAAGAGCGACAGCAAACCGTCCCTGTCCAAGTCCGACTACCTGGACAGCGACGACGCGGACTCCATCAAATACACCAACTGCAGCCCGCACAAAGCCTACACCGGCAAGCTCACCGACGTCTGA